Part of the Caulifigura coniformis genome, TTCTCAGCGATCAGGTCGGTGACGATCTTTTCCTGCGTCGCGTCGACCTGGAACGCCATCTTGATCGCGAGGTAGTGCGGCTGAACCTCGTTCAGATTCACGCGGATGTCGTCGAACGGGATGACGACCAGCTTCTCCGCCTGCTTGGCGACGGGAGCCTCCGTCTTGTGCTCCTCCGCCTTCTCCGCATGCGACTTGCTGGTGAGCAGCATGGGGACGAAGAAGCCGGCGGCTCCGGAGACGAGCGAGACAATCGCCCATACGACAAGCCCCGGCCCCTTCTTCGGGGGGGCTTGCTCGTCATGACCAGGGTTCGTCGGTTTTGCGGACACGGTCCGTCTCTCTTAATGAAAGCGAGTCGGGGGGGATAAGGCGCATCGGAAAAATCGACCGGAGACGGCCCGCCACTGTAAGAGTTTGCCGGTTGCGCAAGGTGATGGAGCAAATCCTTTGCGCGCGATGCTTCTGCAGGTTTCGCCAGCCTCCCATCTTGCCAGCGAGGTCGGCTGGGCTCGCCGGCACCACCCGAACGGCCCCGCCCCGGCGCGGCACCCCAGTCGCATGAAGCTGCCCGCGCGGGGATGTCAAGGTTTTCCATCTTTGCGGGTCGTTCCGGTTCGAACGATTGGTCCCGGCAGGTCGATTCTGCCGATGTGTTCGAGGACGGACGACTCCGGGGGCGTCGGCGACGACGCGTTCCGTGGGGCGATGAGGCCGTCACTGAACAAGAGGCTCGGGGTTACGCCTCAGGTCGAACGCGAGCTCGTTTCGCCGCGCAGCAGCCTGAAGGCTCGACTCCAACGGGGAGGGGGTTGCAATGCTTCGCGGACTGTATGCCGCCGCCACCGGCATGGAGGCGGCCGCCAATGCCCATGAAGTGACGTCCCGGAACCTGGCGCATGCCTCGGTTCCCGGATTTCGCAAGATGCTCACGACGTTCGAGGCGATGCAGAATCCGCACGGCGACACGCCGGAGGAGCATCTCGCCGGGACGAGCGTGAAAGCACCCGCCACCGATTTCACCGCCGGACCACTCAACCGCACCGGCGCGCCGCTGGATCTCGCGATCAATGGCGACGGGTTCTTCGTGGTCAATGGACCGGATGGACCGCTGTACACGCGATCCGGAACCTTCGAGGTGGACGGACAGGGGCAGGTGACCACTCCCGACGGTCTGCCGGTCAAAACGGCGTCGGGAACACTGACGATTCCCCCCAACAGTCCCATTTCGGAACTCGTGGTTGCGGCCGATGGAACGGTCCGCATCGGAAAAGAGGAGCTCGGGCAGCTCGACATCCGCCGGTTTGACGACCCACAAGCGCTGCAGTCGGTCGGTGCGACGCTGTATGCCGCGCCTCCCGAACTCGTTGCCCAGCAGTCGACCGCGCGTGTGGTGCAGGGCGTCCGGGAAATGTCGAACGTCAGCCCCGTCAGCGAACTGGTCAACCTGATCGCCGCGCAGCGTCACTACGAAATGTCGCAGAAGGCGGCGACCTCGATGGATCGTGCCGCCCAGAAACGCATCGACCTGAACTGATTTTGGAACCAGGCCAGGGAGGGCCCCGAAGATGATTCGCGCGTTATATACCAGCGCCACGGGCATGAAGGCGCAGGAAATGTTGATCGACGTGACGGCCAACAACCTGGCCAACGTCAACACGACCGCCTTCAAACGGAGCCAGGTCAACTTTGCCGATCTCATCTACTCCACGCAGAAGCCTGCGGGAACGGAGATCGCTGCTGGCGTGCAGACGCCGACTGGAATGCAGGTCGGCACTGGCGTTCGTCCCGTTTCGACGAACAAGCTGTTCCTGAACGGCACGCTCCAGCAGACCGGAAATGCGCTCGACGTGGCGATCGAAGGGGAAGGCTTCTTCCGCGTCGATCTGCCCAGCGGCGAGGCCCGGTACACCCGTGACGGCTCGTTCCGCATGGACAGCGCGGGCCAGCTTGTCACGGCCGACGGTTACATCCTCGCTGGCGGCGTCCGGGTTCCTCCGGGTGTGACCATCGACAAGATCAACATCGGAACCGACGGCACGGTCACGGCCGTCCAGGGAGGCGCCACCAATGCCACTCTCAACCTCGGCCAGATGCAGATCGTGCGGTTCGTGAATCCCTCGGGGCTCAGCAGCGAAGGGAGCAACCTGTACGCGGAATCCGCCGCGTCCGGTCCGGAGACGCAGGGCGTCCCGGGTGTCGACGGCATGGGCACGCTCCGCCAGCACGCGCTGGAAGGCTCGAATGTGGAAGTCGTGACGGAACTGATCGGGCTGATCTCGGCCCAGCGCGCC contains:
- a CDS encoding flagellar basal body-associated FliL family protein encodes the protein MSAKPTNPGHDEQAPPKKGPGLVVWAIVSLVSGAAGFFVPMLLTSKSHAEKAEEHKTEAPVAKQAEKLVVIPFDDIRVNLNEVQPHYLAIKMAFQVDATQEKIVTDLIAEKKVPLKSWLLIHLGDKDMDDVRGGAGKNMLKREILERFNSMLFTDGYDRIYDVLFEDFMIQ
- the flgF gene encoding flagellar basal-body rod protein FlgF codes for the protein MLRGLYAAATGMEAAANAHEVTSRNLAHASVPGFRKMLTTFEAMQNPHGDTPEEHLAGTSVKAPATDFTAGPLNRTGAPLDLAINGDGFFVVNGPDGPLYTRSGTFEVDGQGQVTTPDGLPVKTASGTLTIPPNSPISELVVAADGTVRIGKEELGQLDIRRFDDPQALQSVGATLYAAPPELVAQQSTARVVQGVREMSNVSPVSELVNLIAAQRHYEMSQKAATSMDRAAQKRIDLN
- the flgG gene encoding flagellar basal-body rod protein FlgG, with translation MIRALYTSATGMKAQEMLIDVTANNLANVNTTAFKRSQVNFADLIYSTQKPAGTEIAAGVQTPTGMQVGTGVRPVSTNKLFLNGTLQQTGNALDVAIEGEGFFRVDLPSGEARYTRDGSFRMDSAGQLVTADGYILAGGVRVPPGVTIDKINIGTDGTVTAVQGGATNATLNLGQMQIVRFVNPSGLSSEGSNLYAESAASGPETQGVPGVDGMGTLRQHALEGSNVEVVTELIGLISAQRAYEINSRAIRAGDEMLSTTTEMIR